The Poseidonibacter antarcticus genome includes a region encoding these proteins:
- a CDS encoding NAD(P)/FAD-dependent oxidoreductase, translated as MKKDVIIVGGGCIGLMSAYCLQKSGRSVTVIEKNDITNGTSFGNAGLLSAFKKAPFSTPGAITETLKLMLKGESPLSIHPTLDLHLLKWLLKFAASATEARLKKTLALFERYGQVSLDMYQSMVEDDGIDFHFRKDGLLMIYTEQASFDAKAAHCTDPKAYEILSKEKTKEYMPILNDKAIGSILLKENGHIDSGEMMLALKKYLEEKGVEFLLNEEVKRLEFEGSKVSKIRTSKDVYEAETFVLSTGWDDTLAKQAKNKFLMTPAKGYSLTYKMDKELMPKTSALFADLFIAMTPRRETIRMTAKLELATKNPAIVKKQIDSMNANLAQYTNDFERRDVIEWSGFRPLTPNDIPILGFDENYNNLVHATGLGWLGITFAPSIGKIISDVITVDKKNETNVDILLFSSFFQG; from the coding sequence ATGAAAAAAGATGTGATTATTGTAGGTGGTGGTTGTATTGGACTTATGTCAGCATATTGTTTACAAAAAAGTGGACGAAGTGTAACTGTAATTGAAAAAAATGATATTACAAATGGGACATCTTTTGGGAATGCAGGATTATTATCTGCATTTAAAAAAGCTCCATTTAGTACACCTGGTGCTATTACTGAAACTTTAAAATTAATGTTAAAAGGAGAATCACCTCTAAGTATTCATCCAACATTAGATTTACATTTATTAAAATGGCTTTTAAAATTTGCTGCTAGTGCAACTGAAGCTAGATTGAAAAAAACTTTAGCATTATTTGAGAGATATGGACAAGTTAGTTTAGATATGTATCAATCAATGGTTGAAGATGATGGTATAGATTTTCACTTTAGAAAAGATGGTTTATTAATGATTTATACAGAACAAGCTAGTTTTGATGCAAAAGCTGCTCATTGTACTGATCCTAAAGCTTACGAAATTCTTTCAAAAGAAAAAACAAAAGAGTATATGCCAATTTTAAATGATAAAGCAATTGGTTCAATTTTGTTAAAAGAAAATGGGCATATTGATTCAGGTGAAATGATGCTTGCCCTAAAAAAATACTTAGAAGAAAAAGGTGTTGAATTCCTTTTAAATGAAGAAGTAAAAAGATTAGAATTTGAAGGTTCAAAAGTTAGTAAAATCAGAACTTCAAAAGATGTGTATGAAGCTGAAACTTTTGTTTTATCTACAGGTTGGGATGATACTTTAGCAAAACAAGCAAAAAACAAATTTTTAATGACACCTGCAAAAGGTTATAGTTTAACTTATAAAATGGATAAAGAATTAATGCCTAAAACTTCAGCCTTATTTGCTGATCTTTTTATTGCAATGACTCCAAGAAGAGAGACTATTAGAATGACTGCAAAACTTGAACTAGCAACAAAAAATCCTGCTATTGTAAAAAAACAAATTGATAGTATGAATGCAAACTTAGCTCAATATACAAATGATTTTGAAAGAAGAGATGTTATAGAATGGTCAGGATTTAGACCACTTACTCCAAATGATATTCCAATCTTAGGATTCGATGAAAATTACAATAACTTAGTTCACGCTACTGGTCTTGGTTGGTTAGGAATTACATTTGCTCCTTCAATTGGTAAAATTATTAGTGATGTAATTACAGTTGATAAGAAAAATGAAACAAATGTGGATATTTTATTATTCTCATCTTTTTTCCAAGGATAA
- a CDS encoding RidA family protein, whose translation MKAINSSKAPGAIGPYSQAVDKDGFIFVSGQLPIDENTGEFAGEDIASQAKQSLENIKYILEEAGLEMKDISKTTILLKDLEDFVIVNKIYGEYFSVPYPARATYEVARLPKDALIEIEAIAKK comes from the coding sequence ATGAAAGCAATAAATTCAAGTAAAGCTCCTGGTGCAATAGGACCATATTCTCAAGCTGTAGATAAAGATGGTTTCATCTTTGTATCAGGTCAATTACCAATAGATGAAAATACAGGTGAATTTGCAGGAGAGGATATTGCATCTCAAGCAAAACAATCTTTAGAAAATATCAAGTATATTTTAGAAGAAGCTGGTTTAGAAATGAAAGATATTTCAAAAACAACAATTTTATTAAAAGATTTAGAAGACTTTGTTATAGTAAATAAAATTTATGGAGAATACTTTAGTGTTCCATATCCAGCACGTGCAACTTATGAAGTAGCAAGATTACCAAAAGACGCTTTGATTGAAATTGAAGCAATAGCAAAAAAATAA
- a CDS encoding helix-turn-helix transcriptional regulator translates to MNPYIKKFTFIADFLAEVLGSNTEVILHDLTNYKESIVYIVNGHISGRKIGDSITDLMLEFIHKESKGNKQFICNYNSKTLSGKLLYSSTYFIRDNSNKIVGALGLNSDYHDFKKSLSFLTSLLPNYVDDKTLALNNVRENLSSDAQELTLNKIDTIINQFNIIPTRMTTQEKTDIIAALDECGIFNIRGSVQEVANKIGMSEPSIYRYIKKTRK, encoded by the coding sequence TTGAATCCGTACATTAAAAAATTTACATTTATTGCAGACTTTCTAGCAGAAGTGCTAGGCAGCAATACTGAAGTTATATTACATGATTTAACTAACTATAAAGAATCCATAGTATATATTGTAAATGGGCATATTAGTGGAAGAAAAATAGGAGATTCTATTACAGACTTAATGTTAGAGTTTATTCATAAAGAATCAAAAGGTAATAAACAATTTATATGTAATTACAATTCAAAAACACTTTCAGGTAAACTTTTGTATTCTTCAACATATTTTATTAGAGATAATTCAAATAAGATAGTTGGTGCTTTAGGTTTAAATTCAGACTATCATGATTTCAAAAAATCATTATCTTTTTTGACTTCTTTACTACCTAATTATGTTGATGATAAGACTCTTGCTTTAAATAATGTAAGAGAAAACCTAAGTTCAGATGCGCAAGAATTAACATTAAATAAAATTGATACAATAATAAATCAATTTAATATTATTCCAACAAGAATGACTACACAAGAAAAAACAGATATTATTGCAGCGCTAGATGAATGTGGAATCTTTAATATAAGAGGTTCTGTTCAAGAAGTAGCAAATAAAATTGGTATGTCAGAACCTTCAATTTATAGATATATTAAGAAAACTAGAAAATAA
- a CDS encoding YSC84-related protein gives MKKSILNVFLMLFVLLFSACTAKNEVDQNEKKQLILNMKDKVLQDLYILKPDVKAQITNAEGYGVFTNANLKIIFASLGGGYGVIKNNNTQRYTYMRMGEAGVGLGLGIKDYRLILVFHTKESLNNFIKNGWTLGAQADASAKANNQGYSVGGEMNVNDITIYELTENGLSLQGTIKATKFWKDEELN, from the coding sequence ATGAAAAAAAGTATCTTAAACGTTTTTCTTATGCTCTTTGTTCTTCTATTTTCTGCATGTACAGCAAAAAATGAAGTAGATCAAAATGAAAAAAAACAACTTATTCTAAATATGAAAGATAAAGTTCTTCAAGATTTATATATATTGAAACCAGATGTAAAGGCACAAATTACAAATGCTGAAGGTTATGGTGTATTTACTAATGCTAATCTAAAAATAATTTTTGCAAGTCTTGGTGGTGGTTATGGTGTAATTAAAAATAATAATACTCAAAGATATACTTATATGAGAATGGGAGAAGCAGGAGTCGGACTAGGTCTTGGTATAAAAGATTATAGATTAATTCTTGTTTTTCATACAAAAGAAAGCTTAAATAATTTTATAAAAAATGGTTGGACACTTGGTGCACAAGCTGATGCATCTGCAAAAGCAAATAACCAAGGTTATTCTGTTGGTGGAGAAATGAATGTAAACGATATTACAATTTATGAACTAACAGAAAACGGTCTATCTCTACAAGGTACAATAAAAGCAACTAAATTCTGGAAAGATGAAGAGCTAAATTAG
- the wtpA gene encoding tungstate ABC transporter substrate-binding protein WtpA produces MQKEIITVFQAGSLSIPFLQIAKAFENKYPKYIVKMENSGSIKAAKKIYEEGKHADVLASADYKVIDNLLIPKYAKFNAQFSTNEMVIAYTKNAKYAKEITNQNWPEIFLRDDVKIAHTNPNLDPCGYRSILVTKLAEKFYNIPNFYNNLLGYEPCYKEGSENKNKIIVRDKESELLRLIQENKYDYLYIYKSVAKQHNLEYITLSKEVSLKDNENKEFYKTVSFNINGKEEGSFITKDADAMIYGITIIENDNPSKDKTGAIKFVNYVLSKEGQDIMSKNGQGKIDPVIITGDDSILSY; encoded by the coding sequence ATGCAAAAAGAAATTATTACAGTCTTTCAAGCAGGTTCCTTAAGCATACCTTTTCTGCAAATAGCAAAAGCATTTGAAAATAAATACCCAAAATATATTGTAAAAATGGAAAACTCAGGTTCAATAAAAGCAGCAAAAAAGATCTATGAAGAAGGTAAACATGCTGATGTATTAGCAAGTGCCGATTATAAAGTAATTGATAATTTGTTAATTCCTAAATATGCTAAATTTAATGCGCAATTTTCAACAAATGAAATGGTTATTGCATATACAAAAAATGCAAAATATGCAAAAGAAATAACGAATCAGAACTGGCCAGAAATTTTTTTAAGAGATGATGTAAAAATCGCACACACAAACCCAAACTTAGATCCTTGTGGCTATAGATCAATCTTAGTAACAAAATTAGCAGAAAAGTTTTATAATATACCAAACTTCTATAATAATTTACTAGGATATGAACCATGTTATAAAGAAGGAAGTGAAAATAAAAATAAAATCATAGTAAGAGATAAAGAGTCTGAACTATTAAGATTAATTCAAGAAAATAAATATGACTATTTATATATTTATAAATCAGTTGCTAAACAACACAATTTAGAATATATTACTTTATCAAAAGAAGTATCTTTAAAAGATAATGAGAATAAAGAATTTTACAAAACAGTTTCTTTTAATATTAATGGTAAAGAAGAGGGGTCATTTATTACTAAAGATGCTGATGCAATGATATATGGTATTACAATTATTGAAAATGATAATCCTTCAAAAGATAAAACTGGTGCTATTAAATTTGTAAATTATGTTTTATCAAAAGAAGGACAAGATATTATGTCAAAAAATGGACAAGGCAAAATAGACCCAGTAATTATAACTGGGGATGATTCTATTCTTTCTTACTAA
- a CDS encoding YaeQ family protein, which yields MAANPIIHKALLNIANMDKNYYNEHHLTLAQDPSEDDLRLMIRLVAFILNANDTLMFCKGRVQDDEPGLCQKSQDGNIEVWIDLGQPNKKRIKKICGQSERVIIYTFEENLESIWRKNIEHSLFHFKNLQIVHLNIKGDIESLYRRSMNMQCNIFDNELTLIENDNSIVITQDIYK from the coding sequence ATGGCTGCAAATCCAATTATTCATAAGGCTTTACTAAATATTGCAAATATGGATAAAAACTATTATAACGAACATCACTTAACTCTAGCACAAGATCCATCAGAAGATGATTTACGACTAATGATTAGGCTAGTTGCTTTTATATTAAATGCAAATGATACTTTGATGTTTTGTAAAGGAAGAGTACAAGATGATGAGCCTGGATTATGTCAAAAGTCACAAGACGGAAATATTGAAGTATGGATTGATTTGGGACAACCTAATAAAAAACGTATCAAAAAAATATGTGGACAATCAGAAAGAGTAATAATATATACATTTGAAGAAAATTTAGAGAGTATTTGGCGTAAAAATATAGAACATTCTCTTTTTCATTTTAAGAATCTTCAAATAGTACATCTAAATATTAAGGGTGATATAGAATCACTTTACAGACGATCTATGAATATGCAGTGTAATATATTTGATAATGAACTTACTCTTATTGAAAATGATAATAGTATTGTAATTACTCAAGATATTTATAAATAA
- a CDS encoding rhodanese-like domain-containing protein: protein MNENLIYFIIAFVAFIAYKKYTQYQVLKLVPSLLTQGGQIIDVRTVDEFVLAHKEGSINIPLGSLENRIIELDNTKPIILCCASGSRSGSAKNILIEKGFDNVHNAGTWKSLRKF from the coding sequence ATGAATGAAAATTTAATTTATTTTATTATCGCATTTGTAGCTTTTATAGCCTACAAAAAATATACTCAATATCAAGTATTAAAACTTGTACCATCTTTACTTACTCAAGGTGGACAAATTATTGATGTTCGTACTGTAGATGAATTTGTTTTGGCTCATAAAGAGGGAAGTATCAATATTCCATTAGGTTCACTTGAAAATAGAATAATAGAATTAGATAATACAAAGCCTATAATTCTTTGTTGTGCTAGTGGAAGTAGAAGTGGGAGTGCAAAAAATATTTTAATTGAAAAAGGCTTTGATAATGTACACAATGCAGGAACATGGAAATCTCTTAGAAAATTTTAG
- a CDS encoding TenA family protein, which produces MRPSEQLKQTNIENWSKVIGHSFCTELSNNSLDLDKMRLYLGQDYTFIDNFVRLASCAIQYAPSLADRLPLAHFLGNIAGPENTYFQRSFETLEVPKSEQENPTILKPTSDFQALMLKAINSGEYANMIAVLCVAEWIYLSWAKPLVDCVESLPFYFGEWITLHSGEYFESVVEHLRTQLDTAFNNANKAEQEIIKEYFNQAVVLEKQFFDVCYKN; this is translated from the coding sequence ATGCGTCCAAGTGAACAATTAAAACAAACTAATATCGAAAATTGGTCTAAAGTTATAGGTCATTCTTTTTGTACTGAACTTTCAAATAATAGTTTAGACTTAGATAAAATGAGACTTTATTTAGGTCAAGATTATACTTTTATTGATAATTTTGTACGTCTAGCATCTTGTGCAATACAATATGCTCCATCTTTAGCTGATCGTTTACCTTTAGCTCATTTTTTAGGAAATATTGCAGGTCCTGAAAATACGTATTTTCAACGATCATTTGAAACATTGGAAGTTCCTAAAAGTGAACAAGAAAATCCAACAATTTTAAAACCAACTAGTGATTTCCAAGCATTAATGTTAAAAGCTATAAATAGTGGTGAATATGCGAATATGATTGCTGTATTATGTGTTGCTGAGTGGATTTATTTAAGTTGGGCAAAGCCATTGGTTGATTGTGTTGAATCACTTCCATTTTACTTTGGAGAGTGGATTACATTGCATTCTGGTGAGTATTTTGAATCAGTTGTAGAACACTTAAGAACTCAACTTGATACTGCATTTAATAATGCGAATAAAGCAGAACAAGAAATAATTAAAGAATATTTTAATCAAGCAGTAGTGTTAGAAAAACAGTTTTTTGACGTTTGTTATAAGAATTGA
- a CDS encoding Hsp20/alpha crystallin family protein, with protein MLLTRLDPLFEFANMQKTLDTLTKANTDTSISSFAPSVNTREGEYAYHIEIDLPGIKKEDVKIDLDDKRMTVYGERTLKEEVKEEDYYKVETSLGKFQRVFNLPENIDKENISATSVDGVLEITIPKLKDNTTIKQIKVN; from the coding sequence ATGTTATTGACAAGATTAGATCCGCTGTTTGAATTTGCAAATATGCAAAAAACTTTAGATACGTTAACAAAAGCAAATACTGATACATCTATTAGTTCATTTGCTCCAAGTGTTAATACAAGAGAAGGTGAATACGCTTATCATATTGAAATTGATTTACCTGGTATAAAAAAAGAAGATGTGAAAATTGATTTAGATGATAAAAGAATGACTGTTTATGGTGAAAGAACTTTAAAAGAAGAAGTAAAAGAAGAAGACTATTATAAGGTTGAAACTTCTTTAGGAAAATTTCAAAGAGTTTTTAATTTACCTGAAAACATTGATAAAGAGAATATATCTGCAACAAGTGTAGATGGTGTTTTAGAAATAACAATTCCAAAACTAAAAGATAATACTACTATTAAACAAATAAAAGTTAATTAA
- a CDS encoding pseudouridine synthase: MPSTNQNNLIEPCETVQKHQHFKIFKPHGFLSQFVQEAKRKKKLLGDLSNFPDNTMAIGRLDHDSEGLLLLTTDGMMSYKVRDKSIEKEYYVQVDGEITEEAISKLQNGVEITVNSTKYLTLPCKAFTLTDEPKLPSRGRNIRDERHGPTSWISITINEGKKRQIRKMTAAVGFPTLRLVRVRIGGIHIDSMIAGDVVSLPNFHKVLKHIC; the protein is encoded by the coding sequence ATGCCAAGTACTAATCAAAACAATTTAATAGAACCCTGCGAAACAGTCCAAAAACACCAGCATTTTAAAATATTTAAGCCACATGGCTTTTTAAGTCAGTTTGTACAAGAAGCAAAAAGGAAGAAAAAGTTATTAGGTGATTTATCTAACTTCCCTGATAATACAATGGCAATAGGGCGATTAGATCATGACTCTGAAGGTTTATTATTACTGACAACTGATGGTATGATGAGTTACAAAGTAAGAGACAAAAGTATAGAAAAAGAATACTACGTTCAAGTTGACGGAGAGATTACAGAAGAAGCAATATCAAAACTTCAAAATGGTGTTGAGATTACTGTGAATAGTACCAAATATCTAACTCTACCTTGTAAAGCATTCACTCTTACAGATGAGCCAAAACTTCCCTCTCGTGGTCGTAATATTAGAGATGAAAGACACGGTCCTACTAGTTGGATTTCTATTACAATTAATGAAGGGAAAAAACGTCAGATAAGAAAGATGACAGCTGCTGTGGGTTTTCCTACATTAAGATTAGTAAGAGTTAGAATAGGTGGTATTCATATTGATAGTATGATTGCAGGTGATGTTGTTTCTCTACCTAATTTTCATAAAGTACTTAAACACATTTGCTAA
- a CDS encoding alpha/beta fold hydrolase, with translation MKEKIYLLPGLMTDERLWKRLKPFLEDDFELIHLSLPLTDDFKEAARELGKTIKDEKINLLGFSLGAYLATYFTINYPNRVNRLFLVAGTPSEMKTDEIEKRRQTLALINNLRFKGLSHKKVLSLIEESNKDDEELIKLIKDMFTDLGQNVYNIQMNSTFKRKDLHKEMISLRLPIRIFYSTKDRLFTHSSLDNFTNEHKHITKVSREGTSHMLPLEVPKKLSLEIRKWMSLS, from the coding sequence ATGAAAGAAAAAATATATTTACTTCCTGGTCTTATGACCGATGAAAGATTATGGAAAAGATTAAAACCTTTTTTAGAAGATGATTTTGAATTAATTCATTTATCACTTCCCTTAACAGATGATTTCAAGGAAGCTGCAAGAGAGTTAGGAAAGACTATAAAAGATGAAAAAATAAATCTTTTAGGGTTTTCTTTAGGTGCATATCTTGCAACATATTTTACAATCAATTATCCAAATAGAGTAAATAGACTTTTTCTAGTAGCCGGAACACCAAGTGAAATGAAAACAGATGAGATTGAAAAAAGAAGACAGACTTTAGCTCTTATAAATAATTTAAGATTTAAAGGATTATCTCATAAAAAAGTACTCTCTTTAATTGAAGAATCCAACAAAGATGATGAAGAACTTATAAAACTTATAAAAGATATGTTTACAGATTTAGGACAAAATGTCTATAATATTCAAATGAATAGCACCTTTAAAAGAAAAGATTTACATAAAGAAATGATTTCTTTACGCTTACCGATTCGAATATTCTATAGTACAAAAGATAGACTTTTTACTCATAGTTCTTTAGACAATTTTACAAATGAACATAAACATATTACAAAAGTATCAAGAGAAGGAACAAGTCATATGTTACCTTTAGAGGTGCCTAAAAAATTAAGCCTTGAAATAAGAAAATGGATGAGTCTATCCTAA
- a CDS encoding cupin domain-containing protein, whose translation MLKNKNKKVNKMNSDYEKRALIDTNTIKWQETENKNVFKKVLSIKDKEETSFIKLNENSSLNQTKKINSVEIFILEGTYINQYGEYPKGTYLRLPQEDESLVKSDKGFVIFRKTNFFTDKIQVIIDTNTSPWLAGQGNLEVQPLHEQTALVKWPKGEKFIPHKHWGGEEVLVLEGMFIDEYGEYPKGSWIRSPHLSEHFPYVNEETIIFVKTGHM comes from the coding sequence ATGTTAAAAAATAAAAATAAAAAAGTAAATAAAATGAATAGTGATTATGAAAAAAGAGCTTTAATAGATACCAATACTATAAAATGGCAAGAAACAGAAAATAAAAATGTATTTAAAAAAGTATTATCAATAAAAGATAAAGAAGAGACTTCATTTATTAAATTAAATGAAAACTCGTCATTAAATCAAACAAAGAAAATAAATAGTGTCGAGATTTTTATATTAGAGGGTACTTATATTAATCAATATGGTGAATATCCAAAAGGAACTTATCTAAGATTACCACAAGAAGATGAGTCATTAGTAAAATCAGATAAAGGTTTTGTAATCTTTAGAAAAACTAACTTCTTTACTGATAAAATACAGGTAATTATTGATACTAATACATCTCCTTGGCTTGCTGGACAAGGTAATCTTGAGGTTCAACCCTTGCATGAACAAACAGCATTAGTAAAATGGCCAAAAGGTGAAAAGTTTATTCCACACAAACATTGGGGTGGAGAAGAAGTTTTAGTTCTTGAAGGAATGTTTATAGATGAATACGGAGAATATCCAAAAGGATCTTGGATAAGAAGTCCTCACTTGAGTGAACACTTTCCTTATGTTAATGAGGAAACTATAATTTTTGTAAAAACAGGTCATATGTAA
- a CDS encoding nucleotidyltransferase family protein, whose translation MLQKNEIISKLKELKPFYSKEGFIIQGLFGSYSRDEATNNSDIDILVESTPDFASRYGFKAISRINEIKEEISNIFGIPVDLVDSSGMGKTAKKFIIDRAIYV comes from the coding sequence GTGCTACAAAAAAATGAAATTATTTCAAAACTAAAAGAATTAAAACCTTTTTACAGTAAAGAGGGATTCATTATACAAGGATTATTTGGTTCATACTCAAGAGATGAAGCTACAAATAATAGCGATATTGATATTTTAGTTGAATCAACACCTGATTTTGCTTCAAGATATGGTTTTAAAGCTATTAGTAGAATAAATGAAATAAAAGAAGAAATTAGTAATATATTTGGAATACCTGTTGATTTAGTAGATAGTTCGGGTATGGGAAAAACTGCAAAAAAATTTATTATTGATAGAGCTATTTATGTCTAA
- a CDS encoding energy-coupling factor ABC transporter ATP-binding protein, translated as MDTVSTLYELHNIEQHYDGKKVLNIDSLCLEENKITGFFGPNGSGKSTLFSILSFIDKPTSGNIKFNGIDNKNINQETKQNIVMVPQNPYLLKRTVYENIAFGLKLRKDTTNVEQRVEESLALVGLESSFKNRKWSQLSGGEAQRVALAARLILKPKVLILDEPTSGVDTNSAQLIKEAILSAKQKYNTTIFISSHDHTWLNHICDRRVALFQGTLVESGSVNLLFSPWEKNEEGNLVKVFIDKQRLIIPNSQAKKRDSVVMINPNDIEICRENCDEMKNENTLIGEIQSIRQESSSQNLLIEFSIGGISFNSKITREQMQEQTLLPGDRIYVNINVDEVCWI; from the coding sequence ATGGACACAGTGAGTACTTTGTATGAACTTCACAATATTGAGCAACATTATGATGGTAAAAAAGTACTAAATATAGATAGCTTATGTCTTGAAGAAAATAAAATAACTGGTTTTTTTGGACCAAATGGTAGTGGAAAATCAACACTATTTTCAATACTTTCTTTTATAGATAAGCCAACAAGTGGAAATATAAAATTTAACGGAATTGATAATAAAAATATAAACCAAGAAACAAAACAAAACATAGTAATGGTTCCTCAAAATCCATATCTTTTAAAACGAACAGTTTATGAAAATATAGCTTTTGGATTAAAGTTAAGAAAAGATACTACAAATGTAGAACAAAGAGTAGAAGAATCACTAGCATTAGTAGGACTAGAAAGCTCTTTTAAAAACAGAAAATGGAGCCAACTCTCAGGTGGAGAAGCACAAAGAGTAGCACTTGCTGCAAGACTGATACTAAAACCAAAAGTTCTAATCCTAGATGAGCCAACAAGTGGAGTAGATACAAACTCAGCCCAACTAATCAAAGAGGCAATACTATCTGCAAAACAAAAATACAATACAACAATATTTATCTCAAGCCACGACCATACATGGCTAAATCACATCTGCGATAGACGAGTAGCACTCTTTCAAGGTACTTTAGTAGAAAGCGGAAGTGTAAACTTACTATTTTCACCATGGGAAAAAAACGAAGAAGGAAACCTAGTAAAAGTATTCATAGATAAACAAAGATTAATAATACCAAATAGCCAAGCAAAAAAAAGAGATTCAGTAGTGATGATAAACCCAAATGATATAGAAATCTGTAGAGAAAACTGCGATGAAATGAAAAATGAAAACACACTAATAGGTGAAATCCAATCAATAAGACAAGAATCTTCAAGCCAAAATCTACTAATAGAGTTTAGCATAGGCGGAATATCTTTTAATAGTAAAATCACAAGAGAACAAATGCAAGAACAAACACTACTACCAGGTGATAGAATTTATGTAAATATTAATGTTGATGAGGTTTGTTGGATTTAG
- a CDS encoding ABC transporter permease, producing MNLFTDGFHEAIQLLVSGNESVYSAITTTITVSSWSLLISLIIGLPLGFALGYYNFFGKAVVRTIVDTLLALPTVVIGLIAYTMLSQAGPFGEYNLLFSQQAIIIGQIVLGLPIIIALTATQVEQVDKRLYTSLKGMGANSYQILIATLVEARFGLMTAAMTAYGRIITEIGISMMVGGNIKYHTRTVTTAIALETGKGEFVTGIALGLVLFAVALIVNIALSQLKRKWTQ from the coding sequence ATGAATTTATTCACCGATGGTTTTCATGAAGCAATACAGTTGCTTGTATCTGGTAATGAAAGTGTTTATTCTGCAATTACTACAACTATAACTGTATCTTCTTGGTCTTTGTTGATTAGTTTAATCATTGGGCTTCCTTTGGGATTTGCCCTTGGTTATTATAACTTTTTTGGTAAAGCAGTTGTTCGTACTATTGTAGATACTCTTCTAGCCTTACCAACAGTTGTAATAGGGCTTATTGCTTATACAATGCTTTCTCAAGCTGGACCATTTGGTGAATATAATTTACTATTTTCTCAACAAGCAATTATAATAGGTCAAATAGTTTTAGGTTTGCCTATTATTATTGCACTAACAGCCACACAAGTTGAGCAAGTAGATAAAAGACTTTATACATCTTTAAAAGGAATGGGAGCAAATTCATATCAGATTTTAATAGCAACACTAGTTGAAGCAAGATTTGGTTTAATGACAGCTGCTATGACTGCTTATGGACGAATTATCACAGAAATTGGTATTTCAATGATGGTTGGTGGAAATATCAAATATCACACAAGAACAGTAACAACAGCAATTGCTTTAGAAACTGGAAAAGGTGAGTTTGTAACAGGTATTGCACTTGGACTTGTATTATTTGCAGTTGCACTTATAGTAAATATCGCATTATCGCAGTTAAAAAGGAAATGGACACAGTGA